The following coding sequences lie in one Gadus macrocephalus chromosome 1, ASM3116895v1 genomic window:
- the LOC132464865 gene encoding uncharacterized protein LOC132464865 produces the protein MLSDSTRRKMVNILVAEMMEKHGKMPPRHVREMYARGIIELFPYLRDPQAKHGYEHYYDSQSGQGYLSWRIKTVQRNSSHGKSPISIKTFDGGPTAQRQVAGTSQHSDEDCVNAISLMKHSVDEETVKQKMRSTFRYRRNMVEDPERCGDVLAEYPRFKDVKGLIEQDFVELFGEATSNTFKERWPTAFKDKIIAQSKGLHRTAELQELIDVAESSDHVNSDREDMGWDSDMSGILLLLYLFPPSAQGRKRPGKMAAAQAEKLLVVFQKTGTSIQQHLDSIEERRQPYLLATGTKKSRIHGYYIILDKQAIACQAVSAVGAFDELFKAHFVFGTSYNNALYKMYTFIQTTIFEIDIGKVRETPRVAELRARLLH, from the exons ATGTTGTCAGACAGTACACGGCGGAAAATGGTGAACATTCTAGTAGCTGAAATGATGGAGAAGCATGG AAAAATGCCACCACGCCATGTAAGAGAAATGTATGCACGGGGAATTATCGAGCTCTTTCCATACCTGAGGGATCCCCAAGCAAAACATGGCTAC GAACATTACTATGATTCCCAGAGCGGCCAGGGTTACCTCAGTTGGCGAATAAAGACAGTCCAGAGAAACAGCTCGCACGGGAAATCACCAATCTCCATCAAGACATTTGATGGAGGTCCAACAGCACAAAGACAAGTTGCAGGCACCTCACAACACTCTGATGAAGACTGCGTCAATGCAATCTCCCTGATGAAGCATAGTGTTGATGAAGAAACAGTCAAGCAGAAAATGAGGAGTACCTTTCGGTATCGAAGGAATATGGTTGAAGATCCTGAAAGATGTGGCGATGTCCTGGCAGAATACCCACGTTTTAAAGATGTGAAAGGCCTA ATTGAACAGGACTTTGTGGAGCTGTTTGGAGAGGCCACAAGCAACACATTTAAGGAGAGATGGCCCACCGCCTTCAAAGACAAAATCATCGCCCAAAGTAAGGGACTACACCGCACAGCTGAGCTCCAAGAACTCATTGATGTTGCTGAATCATCTGACCATGTCAATAGTGATCGTGAAGATATGG gATGGGACAGTGACATGTCTggaatcctcctcctcctgtatcTATTTCCACCTTCAGCACAGGGTCGCAAGCGACCTGGCAAGATGGCGGCGGCTCAAGCAGAGAAGCTTCTCGTGGTGTTTCAGAAG ACAGGAACCAGCATACAACAGCACCTTGATTCCATCGAAGAGAGAAGACAGCCCTATCTTCTTGCCACCGGTACCAAGAAAAGTCGCATCCATGGCTACTACATCATACTGGACAAGCAAGCCATAGCGTGTCAGGCTGTGAGTGCTGTTGGAGCATTTGATGAACTTTTTAAAGCTCACTTTGTATTTGGCACATCCTATAACAATGCGCTGTACAAAATGTACACTTTCATTCAGACCACAATTTTTGAAATAGACATAGGGAAGGTTAGAGAGACTCCTCGGGTTGCTGAACTCAGAGCAAGATTGCTCCACTAA
- the LOC132459952 gene encoding uncharacterized protein LOC132459952 codes for MAAFAKIPLREAKPVKLESCMCTCVAGTVLCSHVAALLYQTAHYSQLQLKAVPPVHSCTETEQSWHKPRTMGVKPGLVNNMVIVSARPRERRLVEGIRSNLYRGVTSPLPVPATLNVGVVYQDIPADLAPIITTMAISSDVPLVDSLFGPVQEGSVLSYQLPAKVVPRTCPHTDAPSPPQLPPSDYRLEPSNCDFVYTEQQHHHMLSLETSLDMAHKIKNCTKEQSTCTEWHQLRHPRITSTKFREVCHTKAQTSAENLAKRLLRPCHQTADMRRGLQMESTAIEEYCRVREVNHYQCGFLIHPDAPWMGSSSDGMVYDPKGQPVFGLVEVKCPNVASYVDCPYIVIRDGKPSLRKTNPYFWQIQGQMLISGCEWCDFVVYTQEDMLLERIPRNNEIISIIKERVDYFFFYVYLSTFLSSEE; via the exons ATGGCTGCATTTGCGAAA ATTCCGCTTAGGGAGGCAAAGCCTGTGAAGCTGGAAAGCTGTATGTGTACCTGTGTGGCTGGCACTGTCCTGTGCAGCCACGTGGCAGCTCTTTTGTACCAGACTGCACATTATTCACAGCTGCAGCTCAAGGCCGTTCCACCAGTGCACAGCTGCACAGAGACCGAGCAGAGTTGGCACAAACCAAGAACCATG GGTGTCAAACCTGGTCTGGTGAACAACATGGTGATCGTTTCAGCCCGACCAAGGGAAAGAAGACTCGTAGAGGGAATCAG AAGCAACCTGTATAGAGGAGTCACTTCTCCTCTGCCTGTACCTGCCACACTCAACGTTGGAGTGGTATACCAGGACATTCCTGCTGATCTGGCTCCCATAATAACAACTATGGCCATATCCAGTGATGTACCCCTGGTTGACTCCTTGTTCGGGCCAGTTCAGGAAGGAAGTGTACTGTCCTATCAGTTGCCTGCAAAAGTAGTGCCCAGAACCTGTCCACACACAGATGCTCCTTCACCCCCACAGCTGCCACCCAGTGACTACAGGCTCGAACCATCAAACTGTGATTTTGTCTACACAGAACAGCAACACCACCACATGTTATCCCTCGAAACATCGCTAGATATGGCACACAAAATTAAAAACTGTACAAAAGAGCAGAGTACCTGCACTGAGTGGCACCAACTTAGGCACCCCCGCATTACCTCAACCAAATTTAGAGAGGTCTGTCACACCAAGGCACAGACCTCTGCTGAGAATCTGGCCAAAAGGCTTCTTCGACCTTGCCATCAGACAGCTGACATGAGGAGGGGGCTTCAGATGGAAAGTACAGCAATAGAGGAGTACTGCAGAGTTAGGGAAGTCAATCATTACCAGTGTGGGTTCCTTATCCATCCCGATGCCCCATGGATGGGCTCGTCCTCCGATGGGATGGTCTATGACCCAAAGGGCCAGCCCGTGTTTGGACTTGTTGAAGTCAAGTGCCCAAATGTGGCAAGCTACGTGGACTGTCCATACATTGTGATCAGGGACGGGAAACCAAGTTTAAGGAAAACCAATCCTTACTTCTGGCAGATACAGGGCCAGATGCTGATTTCAGGATGTGAGTGGTGTGATTTTGTTGTGTACACACAGGAGGACATGTTGTTAGAAAGAATTCCTCGTAACAATGAAATCATTAGCATAATCAAAGAAAGGGttgattattttttcttttatgtttACCTCAGCACTTTCTTATCTAGTGAAGAGTAA